One segment of Leuconostoc lactis DNA contains the following:
- the glmU gene encoding bifunctional UDP-N-acetylglucosamine diphosphorylase/glucosamine-1-phosphate N-acetyltransferase GlmU yields MNDDVNVLVLAAGHGSRMRSTTPKVLHRVAGKTMIDWVLDAVAPLTQSKPITVIGVGAESVQAHVGDRSDFVLQTEQLGTGHAVQQAQAKLGDNHGVTLIMSGDTPMFRPETLAEFVQTHQNSKNAVTVLTAIADDPTGYGRIVRADDDTVLKIVEQKDASVTERRIQEINTGVYVFDNQLLFEALSQVKNNNAQGEYYLPDTLDILRQSGHQIGAHTLHDFTESLGVNDRVALAVANRVMHERINHRLMVAGVELIDPANTYIDADVTIGADTIVEGGVTILGHTTIGQNNVITQGSRIEDSQIGDDNVITASHIESAVLADRTTIGPYAHLRPKAELGDAVHVGNFVEVKQAKLAANTKAGHLTYIGNADVGESVNIGAGTIFVNYDGVNKFNTTVGDRAFIGSNTKLVAPVTIADEAITAAGSTITTDVPTHAMGIARSRQVNKADFWDRMPHK; encoded by the coding sequence ATGAATGATGATGTAAATGTATTAGTTTTGGCAGCCGGTCACGGCTCACGGATGCGGTCAACCACACCGAAAGTATTGCATCGGGTAGCCGGAAAGACGATGATTGATTGGGTCCTAGATGCGGTGGCACCGTTAACGCAAAGTAAGCCAATTACAGTAATTGGTGTGGGTGCAGAGAGTGTTCAGGCACATGTTGGTGATCGCAGTGATTTTGTCCTGCAAACAGAACAACTTGGTACAGGACATGCGGTGCAGCAAGCACAAGCAAAGCTTGGCGATAATCATGGCGTGACCTTGATTATGTCAGGTGATACACCAATGTTTCGACCAGAAACGTTGGCTGAATTTGTTCAAACGCACCAAAACTCTAAAAATGCTGTGACCGTGCTGACCGCCATTGCCGATGATCCGACTGGCTATGGGCGTATTGTGCGTGCGGATGACGACACAGTTTTAAAGATTGTTGAGCAAAAAGATGCCAGTGTCACAGAACGTCGTATTCAAGAAATTAATACAGGCGTTTATGTGTTTGATAATCAGTTGCTGTTTGAAGCGTTATCACAAGTGAAAAATAACAACGCGCAAGGAGAATATTACTTGCCGGACACGTTGGATATTTTGCGCCAATCTGGTCACCAAATCGGTGCGCACACGTTGCATGATTTCACGGAATCACTGGGTGTTAACGATCGTGTGGCCTTAGCTGTTGCCAATCGGGTGATGCATGAACGAATTAACCATCGCTTAATGGTGGCAGGTGTTGAGTTAATTGATCCTGCTAACACCTATATTGATGCTGACGTCACCATCGGGGCAGATACAATTGTTGAAGGTGGGGTGACGATTTTAGGGCACACGACGATTGGTCAAAATAATGTGATTACCCAAGGTTCACGGATTGAAGATAGTCAAATTGGTGATGACAATGTGATTACAGCGTCACATATTGAATCGGCCGTTTTGGCAGATCGTACGACAATCGGACCTTATGCTCACCTACGACCAAAGGCTGAACTAGGTGATGCGGTTCACGTGGGTAACTTCGTGGAAGTTAAACAAGCCAAACTAGCAGCCAACACTAAGGCAGGCCATCTCACTTATATCGGGAATGCCGATGTTGGTGAATCCGTTAACATTGGTGCTGGTACCATTTTTGTGAACTATGATGGGGTGAACAAGTTTAACACCACAGTTGGTGATCGGGCCTTTATTGGTTCAAATACGAAGTTGGTGGCGCCTGTGACAATTGCTGATGAAGCAATCACGGCTGCTGGCTCAACGATTACAACAGATGTACCGACCCATGCTATGGGCATTGCACGGTCACGCCAAGTCAATAAAGCTGATTTCTGGGATCGCATGCCACATAAGTGA
- the purR gene encoding pur operon repressor encodes MKTRRSDRLVDMARYMLERPRTLISLSYFAKRYDSAKSSISEDLSIIKRTFQERGTGLLETVPGAAGGARFVPYMTEEEAKEFIEQIRQDVDDETRVLPGGYVYLSDLLGRPDILRQAGRLIATQYLRENIDAVMTAATKGVPLAQAVAEQLNVPFVIVRDDAKVTEGPTVSVNYLTGSSKRVEKMELSRRSLRTGSRVLIVDDFMKAGGTIQGMQTLVSEFDGTVVGTAVFAEGRSATRLLDRFTSLLHVDTNLKNGAPILVTAGNYLEEIYKHEA; translated from the coding sequence ATGAAAACACGCCGCTCTGATCGACTGGTTGACATGGCACGTTACATGCTTGAACGCCCACGGACATTAATTTCTTTGTCTTATTTTGCCAAACGTTATGATTCAGCAAAATCTTCCATTTCTGAGGATCTTTCAATTATCAAGCGGACGTTCCAAGAACGGGGCACTGGCTTACTAGAAACTGTTCCTGGTGCAGCTGGCGGGGCACGTTTTGTCCCTTATATGACGGAAGAGGAAGCCAAGGAATTTATTGAACAAATTCGGCAAGATGTTGATGATGAAACGCGTGTTTTACCAGGTGGCTATGTCTATTTGTCTGATTTGTTGGGTCGGCCAGATATCTTAAGACAAGCCGGTCGTTTAATTGCAACGCAATACTTACGCGAAAATATTGATGCTGTTATGACTGCTGCAACTAAGGGTGTGCCGTTAGCTCAGGCGGTCGCTGAACAACTCAATGTGCCGTTTGTGATTGTGCGTGATGATGCGAAAGTAACCGAAGGGCCAACTGTGTCAGTGAACTATTTGACGGGTTCATCTAAGCGTGTCGAAAAGATGGAATTGTCGCGGCGTTCATTACGGACGGGTTCACGGGTGCTGATTGTGGATGACTTCATGAAGGCAGGCGGCACGATTCAAGGGATGCAGACGTTGGTCAGTGAGTTTGACGGGACTGTCGTTGGAACGGCGGTCTTTGCTGAAGGTCGTTCAGCAACACGGTTGTTGGATCGCTTCACATCATTGTTGCATGTGGATACGAACCTGAAGAACGGGGCACCAATTTTGGTGACTGCTGGTAACTACTTAGAAGAGATATATAAACACGAGGCTTAA
- a CDS encoding metal ABC transporter permease has translation MFNYDFMQNAFMAGTVVSIVAGIVGTFVVARNYAFLTHSLSEIAFAGAAFGLFVGWPALLGMMAATSVSSLAIGALESGYTKRDNVTSAISALAIGLGILFLALGHTSTTAATGILFGSVLGISRQDLWLLLALAVFVIVVLLFNYRALRQLAFDEAGMFLQTRRQKAVRYIFLITIALSVSISSQLVGSLLIFVLVTLPAASAKYYVTTTVRLMGLAIVFALFGTWAGLTLAYLTNLPTSFFIAMIEVIIYLTSVWQFKKNA, from the coding sequence ATGTTCAATTATGATTTTATGCAAAATGCGTTTATGGCTGGCACAGTCGTTAGTATTGTTGCTGGGATCGTTGGCACGTTTGTCGTGGCGCGAAATTATGCCTTTCTCACGCATAGTTTAAGTGAAATTGCCTTTGCGGGTGCGGCTTTTGGTTTATTTGTTGGTTGGCCAGCCCTGTTGGGGATGATGGCAGCAACTAGCGTTTCTTCGCTGGCTATTGGGGCCTTGGAGTCCGGGTACACGAAGCGCGATAATGTCACGAGTGCCATATCGGCATTAGCCATTGGTTTAGGGATTCTCTTTTTAGCCTTAGGTCATACGAGTACAACGGCCGCGACAGGTATTTTATTTGGCTCAGTGCTAGGTATTAGTCGGCAAGATTTATGGTTGTTGCTGGCGTTGGCTGTTTTTGTCATCGTGGTGTTATTGTTTAATTATCGCGCCTTACGGCAACTCGCTTTTGACGAAGCGGGTATGTTTTTGCAAACCCGTCGTCAAAAAGCAGTCCGTTATATTTTTCTGATTACGATTGCGCTGTCTGTCAGCATTTCATCACAACTCGTTGGGTCACTTTTGATTTTTGTTTTGGTCACGCTACCAGCCGCGAGTGCCAAGTATTATGTGACAACGACGGTACGCTTGATGGGACTGGCGATTGTGTTTGCGTTGTTTGGGACTTGGGCTGGTTTGACGTTGGCGTATCTCACCAACTTGCCGACGAGCTTCTTTATTGCCATGATTGAGGTCATCATTTATTTGACCTCGGTGTGGCAATTCAAAAAGAATGCCTAA
- a CDS encoding ATP-binding cassette domain-containing protein, with the protein MGIIETKDFGVRYGEKVIFSDANIDIPTGRFLAILGENGAGKTSFVKALIGQNVQTVGQLSRQAKRIGFVPQFRDITRDYPLQISEFVGLTFNRGWRLWWNTQEKQAIQAALSRMDLLAIADQRLGLVSGGQKQRAFVAQALVQQPDLLILDESTASLDHEHKVQLLKTVQQLQKEQQLTILFITHELKLISQFADGYLLFENGRVTQGDKVALQALTKQMTHMHEAHVHEENEVHDVQL; encoded by the coding sequence ATGGGCATCATTGAAACAAAAGATTTTGGCGTGCGTTATGGTGAAAAAGTTATTTTTTCAGACGCAAATATCGACATTCCGACAGGCCGTTTTTTGGCGATTTTGGGTGAAAATGGTGCGGGCAAGACAAGTTTTGTGAAAGCGCTCATTGGTCAAAATGTCCAAACTGTTGGGCAATTATCACGACAAGCGAAGCGGATTGGCTTTGTGCCACAGTTTCGAGATATTACCCGTGACTATCCCTTGCAAATTTCCGAATTTGTTGGTTTGACCTTTAATCGTGGCTGGCGTTTGTGGTGGAATACCCAAGAAAAACAAGCCATTCAGGCAGCGCTGTCACGGATGGATTTGTTGGCAATTGCTGACCAACGGTTGGGGTTGGTTTCCGGTGGTCAAAAGCAACGTGCCTTTGTGGCGCAAGCTTTAGTGCAACAACCTGATTTATTAATCCTTGATGAGTCAACTGCGAGTTTGGATCACGAACACAAGGTACAATTGCTTAAAACCGTGCAACAGTTACAAAAAGAGCAGCAATTGACCATTCTATTTATTACGCATGAATTGAAGTTGATTTCACAATTTGCTGATGGCTATCTGTTGTTTGAAAATGGGCGGGTGACGCAGGGCGATAAAGTAGCCTTGCAAGCCTTGACGAAACAAATGACGCATATGCATGAAGCGCACGTGCATGAAGAAAATGAGGTACATGATGTTCAATTATGA